One window from the genome of Anabaena sphaerica FACHB-251 encodes:
- a CDS encoding Uma2 family endonuclease, protein MVISPLKLNLDTVNLTDEQFYQLCQKNSNLKFERTSTGELIILPPVEGESGNREAEFIIDLGIWNRQTKLGYTFSSSTIFKLPNGADRSPDAAWIKKERWEALTPEQKRKFPPIAPDFVIELRSATNSLETLRQKMQEYMNAGVKLGWLINPQQQQVEIYRLGQDAELRNLPTELLGEDILPGFTLSLDCY, encoded by the coding sequence ATGGTTATTAGTCCTTTGAAACTCAACTTAGACACTGTTAATTTAACCGATGAACAATTTTATCAACTATGTCAAAAAAACAGTAATCTAAAATTTGAACGCACATCTACCGGAGAATTAATTATTCTGCCACCAGTGGAAGGGGAAAGCGGAAATAGAGAAGCAGAATTTATTATAGATTTAGGTATCTGGAATCGGCAAACAAAACTCGGTTATACTTTTAGTTCTTCTACTATATTTAAATTACCAAATGGTGCTGACCGTTCTCCTGATGCAGCTTGGATTAAAAAAGAACGTTGGGAAGCATTAACTCCTGAACAAAAACGAAAATTTCCCCCCATTGCACCAGATTTTGTCATTGAATTAAGGTCAGCAACAAATAGTTTAGAAACTCTGCGTCAGAAAATGCAAGAATATATGAATGCAGGGGTAAAACTGGGATGGTTGATAAATCCTCAACAGCAACAAGTAGAAATTTATCGTTTAGGACAAGATGCGGAATTACGCAATTTACCCACAGAATTATTAGGTGAAGACATATTACCAGGATTTACTTTGAGTTTAGATTGTTATTAA
- a CDS encoding AAA family ATPase, translating into MTTKSPVPRLDLAPKLRRPLSLWNPLDYLLLLYWVFYFPQALRWYVDNFGGGYIPEKEMNWSKGLKILRQNSIQRQLLLQGVVLTIIAPVLTCLFFEALGLRINWGDVAFNVASCVAVGVAVGVASGVASGVAFNVAFGVAGGVASGVMRGVAVGVAFGLAFGVARGAVRCMAGGVAVGVVFAVALGVALGVVFGVAVGVAVGVAVGVVFGVAVGMATLRLENRLFGLSFNLRYLINGSFLLPRITIISLPDLDVCLKTWLLQDWENGIHNVNQLLAYTMQFIPVVQTVNKVLNILPSEQIIWSVSQLAETTYYWELIHFLSASLSEKLKSEAIKGFLLRFPGKKRLQESLNTDTRLDTPPRAAAAGFWYLHEKQPTKATEAFVVVRSLLYGEEMYILAQTLAAFNEAKELNSIANLQLPTFPTSGLLRPNTWQTLDRFLRVIEDVKIINRSVSRVSRSSALNRALGELTTILNTADTLPKAEQGLIIDIAENWRKQLLQIAGEVGEVVINKTVNNPYVIGDPVMGNLFVGREDIIRQLEELWLRSPQLQSVVIYGHRRMGKTSILRNAANSLDNQVKVAYVNLLKLGDVTQGVGEVLMAISDEISQVVNIPTPNDDDLLKLPVPTFNRYFKQVIKNLSGGLIIALDEFEKIEDLIKDKKIPANFMDLLRGLLQESPQVAFAFAGLHTLDEMTADYFHPFFGSVINIRVGFLGRDATGQIIANPAIEDFLLDYTPEALDKIYDLTYGQPYLVQLIGFHLVRLYNDFVFEQGRNRDPVFTVEDVETVVNKPEFFNNGSRYFNGVWGQAGENGNTQQVILSHLAQHTEGLSVNELVGIIKINETDLQTALETLKRHDVIAENQGHWRIIVELFRRWVVKSHS; encoded by the coding sequence ATGACTACAAAATCTCCTGTACCTCGTTTAGATTTAGCCCCAAAATTACGCCGTCCTCTGTCTTTGTGGAATCCTTTAGATTATCTACTGTTGCTGTATTGGGTATTTTACTTTCCCCAGGCTTTGCGGTGGTATGTGGATAATTTTGGCGGGGGTTATATTCCTGAAAAGGAAATGAATTGGAGTAAAGGACTGAAGATACTACGTCAAAATTCTATTCAGCGTCAACTGCTATTGCAAGGAGTTGTTTTAACAATAATTGCACCAGTATTGACCTGTTTATTTTTTGAAGCATTAGGCTTACGTATTAACTGGGGAGATGTGGCGTTCAATGTGGCTTCCTGTGTGGCGGTAGGTGTGGCGGTAGGTGTGGCTTCCGGTGTGGCTTCCGGTGTGGCGTTCAATGTGGCTTTCGGTGTGGCGGGAGGTGTAGCTTCCGGTGTGATGAGAGGTGTGGCGGTAGGTGTGGCTTTCGGCTTGGCTTTCGGTGTGGCGAGAGGTGCGGTGAGATGTATGGCGGGAGGTGTGGCGGTAGGTGTGGTATTCGCTGTGGCGTTAGGCGTGGCGTTAGGTGTGGTATTCGGTGTGGCGGTAGGTGTGGCGGTAGGTGTGGCGGTAGGTGTGGTATTCGGTGTGGCGGTAGGTATGGCAACCTTACGTTTAGAAAATCGGTTGTTTGGCTTGTCTTTTAACCTGCGTTACCTCATAAATGGTAGTTTTTTATTACCAAGAATTACTATTATTTCTCTACCTGATTTAGATGTTTGCTTAAAAACCTGGTTATTACAGGACTGGGAAAATGGCATACATAATGTTAATCAACTCTTAGCATATACCATGCAATTTATTCCTGTAGTGCAAACAGTGAATAAGGTATTGAATATACTACCATCAGAACAAATAATTTGGTCGGTTTCTCAGTTAGCAGAAACTACATATTATTGGGAATTAATACATTTTCTCTCTGCTTCTCTCAGTGAAAAACTTAAATCAGAAGCAATAAAAGGTTTTTTATTACGTTTCCCTGGTAAAAAAAGATTGCAGGAAAGTTTGAATACAGATACCCGTCTTGATACTCCTCCCCGTGCTGCTGCGGCTGGTTTTTGGTATCTGCATGAAAAACAACCTACTAAGGCAACAGAAGCGTTTGTGGTGGTGCGTTCTCTTCTCTATGGGGAAGAAATGTATATCCTTGCCCAAACTTTAGCAGCATTTAACGAAGCTAAAGAATTAAACTCTATTGCTAACCTACAATTACCTACATTCCCTACATCAGGTTTATTACGTCCTAACACTTGGCAAACATTAGATAGATTTTTGCGAGTAATTGAAGATGTGAAAATCATCAATCGCAGTGTCTCTCGTGTGTCTCGTTCTTCTGCTTTAAATCGCGCATTAGGTGAACTGACAACTATTTTAAATACAGCCGATACTTTACCCAAAGCAGAACAGGGATTAATTATAGATATTGCCGAGAATTGGCGAAAACAATTATTACAAATTGCTGGGGAAGTTGGGGAAGTTGTTATTAATAAAACTGTAAATAATCCTTATGTTATCGGCGATCCTGTAATGGGTAATTTATTTGTTGGCAGAGAAGATATTATTAGACAATTAGAAGAACTTTGGTTAAGAAGTCCTCAACTCCAGTCAGTAGTAATTTATGGTCATAGACGCATGGGTAAAACTTCGATTTTACGCAATGCTGCTAACTCTTTAGATAATCAGGTAAAAGTTGCTTATGTGAATTTACTCAAGTTAGGAGATGTAACCCAAGGTGTAGGGGAAGTATTAATGGCTATTAGTGATGAAATTTCCCAAGTTGTGAATATTCCCACTCCCAATGATGATGATTTATTAAAATTACCTGTTCCCACTTTTAACCGCTATTTTAAACAAGTAATTAAAAATTTATCTGGTGGTTTAATTATTGCCTTAGATGAATTTGAAAAAATTGAAGATTTAATCAAAGATAAAAAAATTCCTGCTAATTTTATGGATTTATTGAGAGGTTTATTACAAGAATCTCCTCAAGTTGCTTTTGCTTTTGCAGGGTTGCACACTTTAGATGAAATGACAGCAGATTATTTTCATCCCTTTTTTGGTAGTGTGATTAATATTCGTGTTGGTTTTCTAGGACGTGATGCAACTGGTCAAATTATCGCTAACCCAGCTATTGAAGATTTTTTATTAGACTACACACCAGAAGCACTGGATAAAATTTATGATTTAACCTACGGACAACCTTATTTAGTGCAGTTGATAGGTTTTCATTTAGTCCGACTATATAATGATTTTGTGTTTGAACAAGGAAGAAACCGCGACCCAGTTTTTACCGTGGAAGATGTAGAAACAGTTGTGAATAAACCAGAATTTTTTAATAATGGTAGTCGTTATTTTAATGGTGTTTGGGGTCAAGCTGGAGAGAATGGTAATACTCAACAAGTAATTTTAAGTCATCTGGCACAACATACCGAGGGATTAAGTGTAAATGAGTTAGTTGGGATTATAAAAATAAATGAAACCGATTTACAGACAGCTTTAGAAACTTTAAAACGTCATGATGTGATTGCAGAAAATCAGGGACACTGGAGAATAATAGTAGAACTATTTCGGCGTTGGGTTGTGAAATCACATTCTTAG
- a CDS encoding superoxide dismutase, whose protein sequence is MSLNRRHFLVLLGASAGAFLLDGCASAETSPPRTSAIELPPLPYAYDALEPHIDARTMQFHHDKHHAAYVNNLNKALDKYPELKNRTVEELLQNLDNVPADIRTTVRNNGGGHVNHSMFWKIMKPNGGGEPTGEIATAIKDNFGSFADFKKQFNEAGGSRFGSGWVWLVRNKNGKLEITTTANQDSPLMEGNYPIFGNDVWEHAYYLKYQNRRPDYLEAWWNVVNWDEINQRFADASKIG, encoded by the coding sequence ATGAGTTTAAATCGTCGTCATTTCTTGGTTTTACTGGGTGCTAGTGCGGGTGCTTTTCTTCTAGATGGTTGTGCTTCTGCAGAAACCTCTCCCCCAAGAACATCAGCTATTGAACTACCCCCTTTACCCTACGCTTACGATGCACTAGAACCGCATATTGACGCTAGAACAATGCAGTTCCATCACGATAAACATCATGCGGCCTATGTGAACAACTTAAATAAAGCATTAGACAAATACCCAGAACTGAAAAATAGAACTGTGGAAGAACTGTTGCAAAATCTTGATAATGTACCCGCAGATATTAGAACTACAGTCAGAAATAATGGTGGTGGTCATGTTAACCACTCAATGTTTTGGAAAATCATGAAACCTAATGGTGGTGGTGAACCTACCGGAGAAATAGCAACCGCAATCAAAGATAATTTTGGTAGTTTTGCAGATTTTAAAAAGCAGTTTAATGAAGCTGGTGGTAGCCGTTTTGGTAGCGGTTGGGTTTGGTTAGTTCGCAATAAAAATGGTAAGTTAGAAATTACAACTACAGCAAATCAAGATAGTCCTTTAATGGAAGGTAATTATCCCATTTTTGGTAATGATGTATGGGAACACGCCTATTATCTCAAATATCAAAACCGCCGACCTGATTATTTAGAAGCTTGGTGGAATGTAGTTAACTGGGATGAAATTAATCAACGTTTTGCAGATGCAAGTAAAATAGGGTAA
- a CDS encoding nuclease A inhibitor family protein, whose translation MPSHEIRFDDGKYDYIRTITLSGCTVSITTDGVGFNAYSFETHELATETEALEFYETTIRRENPSYQPPTDSSPTELIEEEEEEEEEEEELEPLSFDFDLHEQNLATDELVNRLAVVLPGLEIYESESSDYPFKTFVWKVDNQGEFTIDKLLLAEGFMQSIAWDDFLAAVITNSSNLTSDLALEANLNPEEIAHKCQMLETTLRMQCKNISVYKIKHFDPILPEQKFDEFHIIVGENHDGNWLGIAPQIGSIEDIRTDTERIQISTNFTPVSTNQTLINTLQSIVTGLEFATTPGTSNREFNLTSANSQEQTIYQLLDAIDFVITCSFAPFGSVAEDEDREFFRYIHPLDQLLQLNLTNLREYVIGSYSLYHLYAIGNTHSGDWVGVSTVAVWT comes from the coding sequence ATGCCTAGTCATGAGATCAGGTTTGATGATGGAAAATACGACTATATCAGGACGATTACTCTGTCAGGTTGTACAGTCAGCATCACAACAGACGGTGTTGGTTTTAATGCCTACTCTTTTGAAACCCATGAATTGGCTACCGAAACCGAGGCGCTGGAATTTTATGAAACAACTATCCGCAGGGAAAACCCTAGTTATCAGCCGCCAACAGATTCATCACCTACTGAACTCATAGAGGAAGAGGAAGAGGAAGAGGAAGAGGAAGAAGAATTAGAACCGCTTTCATTTGATTTCGATTTGCATGAACAAAATTTAGCAACAGATGAATTAGTAAATCGTTTAGCAGTAGTGCTACCCGGTTTAGAAATTTATGAGAGTGAATCTAGTGACTATCCTTTTAAAACATTTGTTTGGAAAGTAGACAATCAAGGAGAATTTACTATAGACAAGCTGCTTTTAGCAGAGGGATTTATGCAGTCGATTGCATGGGATGATTTTTTAGCGGCTGTCATCACTAATAGCAGTAATCTCACCAGCGATTTAGCTTTAGAAGCAAATCTGAATCCTGAAGAAATTGCTCATAAATGTCAAATGTTAGAAACTACATTGCGAATGCAGTGTAAAAACATCTCTGTTTATAAAATCAAGCACTTTGATCCGATCTTACCTGAACAAAAATTCGATGAATTTCATATTATTGTAGGTGAAAATCATGATGGGAATTGGTTGGGAATTGCTCCCCAAATTGGCTCTATTGAAGATATTAGAACCGATACTGAGCGCATCCAAATCTCCACAAACTTTACTCCTGTGTCCACCAACCAAACATTAATTAATACCTTACAATCTATAGTAACTGGCTTGGAGTTTGCGACCACTCCAGGCACTAGTAATAGAGAATTTAACTTAACATCTGCTAATTCTCAAGAGCAAACAATTTATCAGTTGCTTGATGCAATTGATTTCGTGATTACTTGTTCTTTTGCTCCCTTTGGTTCAGTAGCAGAAGATGAAGATCGTGAATTTTTCCGTTACATCCATCCCTTAGATCAACTGTTGCAGTTAAATCTCACAAATTTACGAGAATATGTGATTGGGTCCTATTCCCTTTATCACCTATACGCTATTGGTAATACCCATAGTGGTGATTGGGTAGGAGTATCAACTGTTGCTGTTTGGACTTGA